A stretch of Planococcus citri chromosome 5, ihPlaCitr1.1, whole genome shotgun sequence DNA encodes these proteins:
- the LOC135848152 gene encoding histone-lysine N-methyltransferase EZH2-like: MSNKQKQAAEWKKRARSEYMRLVQIKRHKKTDEVKIQWNANLQKLSDQLNGIHQKWDQNRKAVWECRLEPPSNVVRIKKAISMNTLQEGETTSCPIKFIHLVSAIPTMYTWAPIQQNFMVEDETVLHNIPYMGDEVLEQDGTFIEELIKNYDGKVHGDREGGFIDDQTFLELVNSLITYQIKDQEEETKSTDKKNIKDTTFEEAKKPFPSSIVFQTISSMFPETGKPEELKEKYIQLTEYTDPNALPTECTPNIDGPAAESVPREQTMHSFHSLFCRRCYKYDCFLHRLKSHHSGPNALKRKGPDLMLFPEPCGSDCYMLLDGMKEKLAAAAAKAESEASDIKDEDDDEDYDNSIIEHLSRSRRRSSDAASLSHLDTKPDSNSDQKSVPRTQSLDTSNRPLKVKKQISIDSGNDASSEDSNDSKDEIIPDSNIDQPEQDKPVSTTTSFSLLKVLGSDITEWTGSDQSLFRALHKVFLNNYCAIAQIMLTKTCQQVYQFAQQEAGDLKAEDIMKDLTPPRKKKKQKHRLWSVHCRKIQLKKDNSSNHVHNFTPCRHPPTQPCDQSCPCVEAQNFCEKFCRCSSDCQNRFPGCRCKAQCNTKQCPCYLAVRECDPDLCQTCGAHEFDVNKISCRNVSVQRGLHKHLLMAPSDVAGWGIFLKDSAQKNEFISEYCGEIISQDEADRRGKVYDKYMCSFLFNLNNDFVVDATRKGNKIRFANHSINPNCYAKVMMVNGDHRIGIFAKRAIQPGEELFFDYRYGPTEQLKFVGIEREMEFL; this comes from the exons ATGTCAAATAAACAGAAGCAAGCCGCCGAATGGAAAAAGAGAGCCCGTTCAGAGTACATGCGGTTAGTTCAAATCAAGAGACATAAAAAAACCGACGAAGTAAAGATCCAGTGGAACGCCaacttgcaaaaattatcaG ATCAGCTAAACGGCATACACCAGAAATGGGATCAAAACCGCAAAGCTGTATGGGAATGTAGATTGGAACCACCGTCTAATGTTGTCCGAATCAAGAAAGCCATCTCCATGAATACGTTACAAGAAGGCGAAACAACTTCTTGTCCCATTAAATTTATCCACTTAGTGTCAGCTATTCCTACCATGTACACTTGGGCACCGATTCAGCAAAATTTCATG gTTGAAGATGAAACTGTTTTGCATAACATTCCCTACATGGGTGACGAGGTTCTCGAACAAGATGGCACGTTTATCgaagaattgatcaaaaattacgaTGGGAAAGTACATGGTGACAGAGAAGGTGGTTTCATAGATGATCAGACGTTCTTAGAACTAGTTAATTCGCTGATCACTTATCAAATTAAAGATCAG gAGGAAGAGACAAAATCGACCGATAAAAAGAACATCAAAGACACTACTTTTGAGGAAGCCAAGAAACCTTTTCCGTCGAGCATTGTTTTCCAAACGATTTCCTCCATGTTTCCAGAAACTGGCAAACCCgaagaattgaaagaaaa GTACATTCAATTGACCGAATATACTGATCCTAATGCTTTGCCAACCGAATGCACCCCTAATATTGATGGTCCTGCTGCTGAATCAGTGCCAAGAGAACAAACCATGCATTCTTTTCACTCGCTGTTTTGTAGACGATGCTACAAATATGATTGCTTTCTTCACC GATTGAAGTCTCATCATTCTGGACCGAATGCTTTAAAAAGAAAAGGACCAGATTTGATGCTGTTCCCTGAACCCTGCGGTTCAGATTGTTATATGCTGCTG GATGGTATGAAAGAAAAACTAGCTGCAGCTGCTGCCAAAGCTGAATCGGAAGCGAGTGATATAAAAGACGAGGATGACGACGAAGATTACGACAACTCCATTATCGAGCATTTATCTCGCAGTAGACGACGTTCTAGCGACGCGGCTTCGCTAAGTCATCTGGATACAAAACCGGATTCTAATTCGGATCAAAAATCCGTTCCAAGGACTCAAAGTTTGGACACTTCGAACAGACctctaaaagtaaaaaaacaaatatcCATCGATTCGGGAAATGACGCTAGTTCCGAAGACAGTAACGACAGTAAAG ATGAAATTATTCCAGATAGTAATATTGATCAACCCGAGCAAGATAAACCAGTTTCTACCACGACTTCGTTCTCTTTACTCAAAGTATTGGGTTCAGATATCACCGAATGGACTGGATCTGATCAATCGCTGTTTCGGGCTTTGCATAAAGttttcttgaataattattGCGCCATTGCCCAAATCATGCTAACCAAAACATGTCAACAA GTGTACCAATTTGCCCAACAAGAAGCCGGTGATTTAAAAGCCGAAGACATTATGAAAGATCTAACTCCTCcaaggaagaagaaaaagcaaaaacatCGTCTATGGTCCGTTCACTGTCGAAAAATACAACTCAAGAAAGATAATTCGTCAAACCACGTGCATAATTTTACCCCATGCAGACATCCTCCGACGCAACCCTGCGATCAGTCATGTCCTTGCGTCGAAGCTCAGAATTTCTGTGAGAAATTCTGTCGCTGCAGTTCGGATT GTCAGAATAGATTTCCAGGATGCCGATGCAAGGCTCAGTGTAATACTAAACAGTGTCCATGTTATTTGGCGGTTCGTGAATGTGATCCGGATCTTTGCCAAACTTGTGGAGCTCACGAATTCGACGTTAATAAAATTTCCTGTCGGAATGTCAGCGTTCAAAGAGGCTTAC ATAAACATTTATTAATGGCTCCTTCGGATGTCGCTGGTTGGGGTATTTTCTTAAAAGATTCTGCCCAAAAGAACGAGTTCATTTCCGAATATTGCGGTGAGATAATTTCTCAAGATGAAGCTGACCGAAGAGGCAAAGTTTACGATAAATACATGTGCAGTTTCttattcaatttgaataacG ATTTTGTGGTGGACGCAACTAGAAAAGGAAATAAAATCAGATTTGCTAACCATTCTATCAATCCAAACTGTTATGCCAAAGTAATGATGGTAAATGGAGATCACAGAATCGGTATTTTTGCTAAAAGAGCCATACAACCTGGAGAAGAATTATTCTTCGACTACAG ATATGGACCTACCgaacaattgaaatttgttgGAATAGAACGTGAAATGGAATTTCTGTGA
- the LOC135848154 gene encoding peroxisomal membrane protein 2 has translation MALSKVPNFLQGLVASYFEQLYVRPIRTKALTSCFISAFGNLIAQYIGGAKMIDQDSVIAFGLFGLMFGGPVPHFFYQFLDKVVPYNSKHAVFKKLFIERLLFTPFYQYFVLYTISRLQGKSHKEACKERDELWWTLLKANLHVVTLIQFFSLKYVHPMLRVLVGNLVSFFWIIYFAYAKQAAAKAAAAAARKKKIHPSK, from the exons ATGGCATTATCTAAAGTACCCAATTTCTTACAAGGACTCGTGGCTTCTTATTTCGAACAACTATACGTGAGACCTATTCGAACCAAAGCATTGACGAG TTGTTTCATCTCTGCGTTTGGCAATCTCATAGCTCAGTACATCGGAGGTGCTAAGATGATTGATCAAGATAGTGTCATAGCATTTGGATTATTTGG ATTGATGTTTGGAGGCCCAGTGCCACATTtcttttatcagtttttggatAAAGTAGTGCCATATAATTCGAAACATGCAGTATTTAAGAAACTATTCATAGAGAGATTGTTGTTTACTCCGTTTTATCAATATTTCGTGCTTTACACCATCAGTAGATTACAA GGTAAATCTCACAAAGAAGCGTGCAAAGAACGCGATGAATTATGGTGGACACTTCTAAAGGCTAATTTACACGTCGTTACTTTGATTCAATTCTTCAGTTTGAAATACGTTCACCCGATG TTGCGAGTCTTGGTGGGCAATTTAGTCAGTTTCTTTTGGATCATCTACTTCGCATATGCGAAACAAGCCGCCGCTAAAGCAGCCGCAGCTGCGGctaggaagaaaaaaatccatccttCGAAATGA